TGCTTGGTTAAAGACGTGGGCTATGAAGACACGGAAAATAGTGAGTATCACAGCATAATTAAATATTAGCTATTTGATGTATCTGGTCTGTATGCTAGCGTTAAGTATAGACCTATGTAAACGTTTGACTacctatttattttcaatgactttATGGAGCTAGACTAGCTATGTTGTCCGACCTAAGGTTTTCAGAGGATAACGTTAGGGTCAGACGTGATTTACTTCTTGTTAAATTTGTGGTTAATTTAATCGAAGGGAGCATGGGTTACGTGGGTGGCAACGGTTATCTTGTACTTTTAAATGTAGTCTAACGGGAACAGCCAGCTAAGCTAACGGTTACTCGACCAGGATTTGCAATTCAACAATCCTATTCAGCAGCATCAACTTTACGTTATCCAACGTTAGGTCGCTTGCTAAGTCTACATTGATTCTAAATTCTACAGCGATGTCAACATTTTTTTGCTGACGATTACCAGTCTCCTATTATTTAATAACCTGCGAAAGACTCGTAAAAATATTGGATCAGTTGGCCGGCTGGCTACCTACCGAGGTTTGATAACGTTCACTGCTCAGATGTAGCTGAATAAATGGCCTTGGctttatgctttaaaaaaaaaaaaaaaaaaaaacttattgttGAAGAACCATGCGTATAGCCAACTAATCATATCCGAAATTGGCTATGTAGCTAATCACATTGAATAATTATAGGATTAATAACATTAGCTTAGTAACATGAGATGTGTAATTTACGTGTATCTGTAAGATTTACTAACTGTCTTAACGTCAGTGTTTATCTAATGTATCTGAATTCACTATCTACATTTATAAGATTGTCCAGCTAACTGCATCGATATATTTCGGGAAATTGACATCATCATTGTCTCGTgattattgctttttaaatatctgaatgAAAAACTATAGCCAACGACCACCACTAATTTTCGTTGCATTGTTTCACATGATAATCAAAGTGAAAATAGTTCTCCTTCGTCTCATCTGGAATGTATTTGGTTCATAATTTGTTGAAATTTGTCGTATTTTCAATTCTCAGAAAGGTTCCAAGCTCGTGAGACggagacagagtgtgtgactccttcacatctctctctccctccttctctggcAGAGGAAAGAGATGGCGTCCTTCCTACCTGCCCTACTGATGCCACTGTTGTTAGCCTGGGTGCCTCAGAGCTGGGCAGGGGACTGTAAAGGCCACAGGCAGGTCCTGAGGGGGCCCCCTGGACATGTCACCGACGGAATGGGCAACTACTCTGTGAATGGGAATTGCGAGTGGCTTATCAAGGGTGAGACATTTCAGAACGCGGGACGAGGTTTTGTTCGAAGGTGAAAGGTTGGGTGGACTGTAGTCTCTCTCCAGTAGGCCATCACAGAGGTATACCAATGTTGCATTCTAATCTATGTCTACATGAGATGGTTATAGCTGTAGATTTAGTACGAGAAGCCAAGAACGGAAAGGTGCTGAACTGGACAATGTTGGAGGATATGTCTAGCTGAAGTGCTTTTTCTCAGCCTAGTGACTTGCCAGTGTCCAGAATCAAATTTTTACCTTTCGTTGTGGGGCAATAAGGTGACTCATAATTGACCATAACATCACCCAGGAATGGATGGATGCAGCTGAGTGGCTGTAAGTGGCTGCAGGCTATGTGTTTTTTAGGGCACCTGAAAAAGTTAGTTGGCACCCTGCCAAAAAGAGGGTGTTTGGGAGGGACAGGATTCTAGATATGATGGTGTTTCAAATAAAGGTTAGCCTCTTTTAGTGTTTTAACCTAATAtcattctctcttcctttctttctcagcCCCAAGCAGTAGTTACAGTATTGTCCTGAACTTCACCTTCATGGAGACAGAGTGCACATATGATTACCTGTTTGTGTATGATGGAGACTCCTACGACAGCCCCTTGCTGGCCAGTCTGACTGGTACCACACTGCCACAGCCCATAGAGGCCAAGTCTGGCAAGGTAAATGCCAACACTGCAAACATTCACAGTCTGTAAGACTCAGCAGAAGCCAGGCCAGGGAAGATAATTACAAAATACTGCGCGCCCAAAAATAATTCACTGAACTGTCTGATTGCATCTCACCTTTCAGACGTCGGTACTGGCGTGGGCCTGTGTTGGTGCCAAAAATATCAAATTGAGAGACTGACCAACAGGATGTACTGGCTAGTGTTTTAGTGGGTTGGGGTCTAGTGGGGGTCTTGAATCTTTAAACGGCAAATGACCATTAAGTGATTAGTactcttttattttaatataatcaGTGCCAACGTCTTCCAAGATAACTCACTCTTGTAAAGTTTTCACTAGGCACCGGTACTATGTATAGTGCAGTCTTGACCTAGAAGATGTAGTTTGTGGTGCGGTTTGTCAGTAGGTAAATTACAGACCCctacaaatataattttgtgcTAGCATTCCCTTTCTCATCTTCAGCAGTATAGAGTAGTAGAAAATGAAGTTTAGTGAATCTAGCATAAGGCCCTGCTCCCTGCCTCCCAAACGTAATCCCTGTCTCATCCCAAGATGCTGCTGCACCTCTTCAGCGATGCCAACTACAACCTTCTGGGCTTCAATGCCACCTACTCCTTCTCGGTGTGCCCCGGGGCCTGTGGGGGTCACGGCCGGTGCGACCATGCCTTGGCCCGCTGCCTGTGTCACCCAGGCTGGGGCGGCCCTGGCTGCGCCACCCCCCTGTGCTCCCAGGCTTGCGTCCTGCATGGGGTCTGTGACACGGTGAGAAATCCGGTGCTCGTGTGGCTCGGGCGGCGATAGAAGCCGTTCAGAGCCTCGAGGGTTTGGCCTTTGTGCGCCATGTTCCCAGAGTGCCTGGTTTTTTTTGCGGTTGAATTCAGCCCCCGCTTGGATGCTCGATTAACCGAGTAGCTATAGTTGTCATTCATTTAGTTTCCCTTGTGGTTCAGTTTTGGCATAATGCCCACGGACACGTGGTCGGTTTACTCCAAAAGTCGAAAAGGGCTGGCTGTGCATGCTTATTTTACCATGTCAATCATCGggcccttttaaaaaattttattcgaAAAGGAAACAAATCAAACTGGAGAATAATGATATTGGAAGCGGTGTAATTTCAGCAGAATCCAATAAGGCCTGTTCAGCTAGTTTACTGTGAAGCGTCATTCACCCTGCTGATGCTGTTGCTGTGTCTTCAGACTGGGGAACGTTGTCTCTGCACCTCTGGCTTTGTGGGGCAGAGCTGCCAGCTGGGTCTCCGTGACGAcagtggggcggggcagtggtGGGAGGTGAGTGGGGGCGATGACCAGATGGCCCCTCGTACCGCTGCCGCGGGAGTGTACGTGCCGTCCACTGGCGCCATGTACATCTTTGGAGGTGAGGCTGGTTTCCTCATATGATCTCACCAGGCTAGTTTGTTTGGACATGTGTTCACTGTTGTGACAGGGTGTAATGCGCCAATGACTCCAGCtgattttgtgcatgtgtgtgagcatgctcgACTGACCGAGTTGATGTTACTTCTGGTAAAGGACCATTTAATGGGGTAGTAGCTTCATCCTAGCTTCATCCTTTGTCTTCATTGTTCTGACACGTTTTTAGGAAAAACCAGGATGCTCTGACTGAGTGTAAATCACAGATCTTTACCAATAATCTACTGGTGCACACGTTTTTGTGCCTCAGGATTTGATCTGAATAAAGCTCTCGGGGACCTGGTGAAATACAACTTCACAAACAACAAGTGGGAGAGAAGGTCGCATGCATACTGTCCAGTGAGTACTCTCAGTGCTTTTTTTGGGCATCACATCCATCTGTACCCCCCGGCGGTTTCTTTACATTACCATGCTGCTGCCTGGGCTTGAATGAGACCacccctctctgttctctctctctctctctccctctctccctctccccctccccctccccccccgaccccaccctcCCTCAGGCGGCTCGTCACTCTCACACAGCTGTGGAATGGCAGGGGAACATGGTCATCTTTGGGGGAGAGCTCACCAACGGTTCCCTGGCCAGCGACGTCTGGATGTATCGCCCCCTGGAGGACGACTGGCAGCAGCTCGGCCAGTGGGACTCGCCGGGAGCTCCAAAACTGGCCAATCACGCAGCGGCCGTTGTGGATAACTACCTATATGTCTTTGGGGGTGTGTGGCACGTTTGGCATTCAGGCTTTCCAGAAAATATTGTATAAAAATTCCTAAATATTAAATGGGTGAAGAGAGTGATCAGCCCCTGTCCCCGTGCCCATCTCCTGCAGGACGGACAGAAGAGGACATGTTCTCCTCGTCGCTGAGTCGCTTCAACTTGAGCGGTCGCGTGTGGGAGACGGTCCGGCCCTCGGGGGGGAAGCCGCCCGCTACGGCGGGACACTCCATGGTCTTTCACGCCCCGTCCCGAATGCTGCTGGTCTACGGGGGGCACCGCCCCACCACCGCCAGGTGAGGCTTGGAGGGGCTGTTTTCTGTAAGAAGCGACGTGCAGATGTAGTGGATTTGATGTGCTCTCCTTTTTCATGGAGAAACGCTCCTGGGTGAGCGGTGGTGGTGTTGCAGTGTGCAGGACCGGCCTTCTGTGCCCGTCACAGCAGACCCTTTGGTGACCGGCTGCCTCTTCCCAGGTTCAAGCGTGCGCGTGAACGCCACCGACGCGTTCCACGTGGACCGCCGCTTCTGGACCTCCTTCCGGTCCCGGTTCCCGACCAGCGGGCCCAGAGAACGGGCCTTCCACTCGGCCACCATCATCGGGAACTACATGGTGGTGTACGGTGAGTATGGCCTGGGGGTGCTTGTGGCCTGTGTCACAGTCCTGGCGGTGTGTCTAATGGTCCTGAGGGTGTGTCTAATGGTGTCCTGGGGGTGTATCTAATGGTCCTGAGGGTGTGTCTAATGGTGTCCTGGGGGTGTATCTAATGGTCCTGGGGGTGTGTCTAATGGTCCTGAGGGTGTGTCTAATGGTGTCCTGGGGGTGTATCTAATGGTCCTGGGGGTGTGTCTCATAGTCCTGGGGGCATGTCTCACAGTCCTGGGGGCATATCTTATAGCTCTAGGGGCATGTCTTGCAGTTCTAGGGGTGTGCCTCACAACCCTGGAAGTATGTGTCACGGAAGTGTGAGggcgtgtatatgtgtatagtGGGTGGAGCTGTGCTGAGATGTTGTTAGTAGGAACTGCAGATAACATGGCCGGGCTGAGCTGTATTGCGTTTCTGCTCACACTAAAGTAGCCCGTCTgcctttttgttcttcttttcccttctcttcTTCGTTGTCCTTTCACCTCCCTACACATCTCTCCACATCTCGCTGACAGGTGGGAATGTTCACATCCACTACCAGGAGGAGAAGTGTTACGATGAGGAGATCTTCTTCTATCACCTGGGCTGTCACCAGTGGGTCTCTGCAGGGGAGAGTCTTTTACACAGTGAGTTACAGCACCGGGCCCCTGTACATCAGAACAGGAGAATAAACCCTTTGACcagtacttttttaaaattactttttaaaatgttatttcagaaTTCAAAAGCCAGCGTCCTAGAACTCCATCGTGTTtgattaccagtagtgattgttacatctaGCATTACaacagttcagaacattctaatcacatatttgtgataatGCACCTTCAAGGGTTCAACAGTGCCGCCTTTTCACAAACCTTAATATGCCATTACTGGTTGTGAGTCCACTTGTGGGCAGGACTGATGATTAATGGTTAACAATAAGAAAATGCTTATTGGAGCGGTTTGCTGCAGTGCCGGTGCTGCCTGAATGCCACTGAATGGGCTGAACTTTGTGATGCTGTTGATCAGTGGttcccagccctggtcctggaaatcCACCGTCCTTTAGGTTTTCTCTCCAACCCCGCtccaaagcacacctcattcgacGGCTAGAAGTCTCGCTGAGCTGCTAGATAGTAGAATCAGGTCTTCCTAATTAGGGGTGAATAAAGAAAAGCTCccggactgtagatctccaagaaccgGGCTGAGAATGACTGCTGTAGATCACGGCCgatgtggtcagtgctgtgtggtcagtgctgtgcagCTGCCTTTTCCTCCATCTTAGGAGGCGAAACCGTGAGAGGACGCTATTCCCACGTTGCCGCTGCGATGGAGGGGCGCGTGCTGCTTGTTGCCGGGGGTTACAGTGGCGTTGCCCGTGGAGACCTGGTTGCTTACAAGGTTCCGCTGTTTGTCAGCAGCGACCCTGGGGACAGGGTGAGTGAGTAGTTGGGctgaggggtggaggaggggagggaagagaaaggAATAGGAAGTAATGGTGAGACGTGTGGTGTGGTGTATAGGGTAGCCCTGTACATGTGTGTCGTACTGTGTTACAGGATGCGGGATGCagggtaatgtgtgtaacagtagcactgtgttacaggatgcagggtaatgtgtgtaacagtagcactgtgttacaggatgcagggtaatgtgtgtaacagtagcactgtgtcacaggatgcagggtaatgtgtgtaacagtagcactgtgttacaggatgcagggtaatgtgtgtaacagtagcactgtgttacaggatgcagggtaatgtgtgtaacagtagcactgtgttacaggatgcagggtaatgtgtgtaacagtagcactgtgttacaggatgcagggtaatgtgtgtaacagtagcactgtgtcacaggatgcagggtaatgtgtgtaacagtagcactgtgttacaggatgcagggtaatgtgtgtaacagtagcactgtgtcacaggatgcagggtaatgtgtgtaacagtagcactgtgttacaggatgcagggtaatgtgtgtaacagtagcactgtgttacaggatgcagggtaatgtgtgtaacagtagcacTGTGTTACAGGATGCAGGGTgatgtgtgtaacagtagcactgtgttacaggatgcagggtaatgtgtgtaacagtagcactgtgttacaggatgcagggtaatgtgtgtaacagtagcactgtgttacaggatgcagggtaatgtgtgtaacagtagcactgtgttacaggatgcagggtaatgtgtgtaacagtagcactgtgtcacaggatgcagggtaatgtgtgtaacagtagcactgtgttacaggatgcagggtaatgtgtgtaacagtagcactgtgttacaggatgcagggtaatgtgtgtaacagtagcactgtgttacaggatgcagtgtgtgcagaggCTCCAGATGAGAGCTGGTGTCTGAAGAACCCGGAGTGCAGCTGGTGTGAGGGGCGGTGCCGGGAATACCAGCCGGCCAATCCCGTAAGACATCCCGCTCCGCGGTTAGCCTAGCGCTCGTCGCGCACAAGGCGCTCGTCTGTGCTCTGACCGCAGTTCCCGCTTTCTCCGCAGTGCGGCAGCACCGGGTGTCTGGGCCTGGCCAGGTTCCTGTCGGACTGCCAGTCCTGTCTGGTGTTCAGCGGGGCGCCCCGCTCGCTCCCCCGAGCCCCCGGAGATTTCGGCTGGTGCGTGCAGAACGAGTCCTGCCTGCCCGTGTCAGgtgagagcgagcgagcgagggagcggGCGGGTTGTTGAGGTGTTGCTGTtttgtgtgaaggtgtgtgggGATGGAAAGCGGAGAGGCCCGTATGAATTAAACATTCAATTCACGTCTACATTTATGTTGAAAATACACTTTCATTCACACATCTGAATtgtattcattcaaaatgaagaaaaccaGCAACTTTACCTGGATATACTCCGATGTTGCCTTATATTTGTGactaattattttaaagaattgCATTTTCTCTTCCAAGACACGCAATTTAATGTCCAGTTCCtcctgaaattaaaacaaaaagaatcaAGTTATATATAGATACATTTTTCAGGTtgtcaacatttttcaaatattctcAACATATGTTAGACATGGCTgacaaacccagttcctggtGATCGGccatcttgtaggttttcattttaaccccaatttgacctgattctactaaatatcagctcaatgagatctctagctgttgaatgaggtgtgctggCAACACTATAATCGTAAAAGTTATCTTACAAAGCATCT
This window of the Anguilla anguilla isolate fAngAng1 chromosome 1, fAngAng1.pri, whole genome shotgun sequence genome carries:
- the LOC118211274 gene encoding multiple epidermal growth factor-like domains protein 8 isoform X1, with the protein product MKTRKIRKEMASFLPALLMPLLLAWVPQSWAGDCKGHRQVLRGPPGHVTDGMGNYSVNGNCEWLIKAPSSSYSIVLNFTFMETECTYDYLFVYDGDSYDSPLLASLTGTTLPQPIEAKSGKMLLHLFSDANYNLLGFNATYSFSVCPGACGGHGRCDHALARCLCHPGWGGPGCATPLCSQACVLHGVCDTTGERCLCTSGFVGQSCQLGLRDDSGAGQWWEVSGGDDQMAPRTAAAGVYVPSTGAMYIFGGFDLNKALGDLVKYNFTNNKWERRSHAYCPAARHSHTAVEWQGNMVIFGGELTNGSLASDVWMYRPLEDDWQQLGQWDSPGAPKLANHAAAVVDNYLYVFGGRTEEDMFSSSLSRFNLSGRVWETVRPSGGKPPATAGHSMVFHAPSRMLLVYGGHRPTTARFKRARERHRRVPRGPPLLDLLPVPVPDQRAQRTGLPLGHHHRELHGGVRWECSHPLPGGEVLR
- the LOC118211274 gene encoding multiple epidermal growth factor-like domains protein 8 isoform X3, which produces METECTYDYLFVYDGDSYDSPLLASLTGTTLPQPIEAKSGKMLLHLFSDANYNLLGFNATYSFSVCPGACGGHGRCDHALARCLCHPGWGGPGCATPLCSQACVLHGVCDTTGERCLCTSGFVGQSCQLGLRDDSGAGQWWEVSGGDDQMAPRTAAAGVYVPSTGAMYIFGGFDLNKALGDLVKYNFTNNKWERRSHAYCPAARHSHTAVEWQGNMVIFGGELTNGSLASDVWMYRPLEDDWQQLGQWDSPGAPKLANHAAAVVDNYLYVFGGRTEEDMFSSSLSRFNLSGRVWETVRPSGGKPPATAGHSMVFHAPSRMLLVYGGHRPTTARFKRARERHRRVPRGPPLLDLLPVPVPDQRAQRTGLPLGHHHRELHGGVRWECSHPLPGGEVLR
- the LOC118211274 gene encoding multiple epidermal growth factor-like domains protein 8 isoform X2 encodes the protein MASFLPALLMPLLLAWVPQSWAGDCKGHRQVLRGPPGHVTDGMGNYSVNGNCEWLIKAPSSSYSIVLNFTFMETECTYDYLFVYDGDSYDSPLLASLTGTTLPQPIEAKSGKMLLHLFSDANYNLLGFNATYSFSVCPGACGGHGRCDHALARCLCHPGWGGPGCATPLCSQACVLHGVCDTTGERCLCTSGFVGQSCQLGLRDDSGAGQWWEVSGGDDQMAPRTAAAGVYVPSTGAMYIFGGFDLNKALGDLVKYNFTNNKWERRSHAYCPAARHSHTAVEWQGNMVIFGGELTNGSLASDVWMYRPLEDDWQQLGQWDSPGAPKLANHAAAVVDNYLYVFGGRTEEDMFSSSLSRFNLSGRVWETVRPSGGKPPATAGHSMVFHAPSRMLLVYGGHRPTTARFKRARERHRRVPRGPPLLDLLPVPVPDQRAQRTGLPLGHHHRELHGGVRWECSHPLPGGEVLR